One region of Zingiber officinale cultivar Zhangliang chromosome 7B, Zo_v1.1, whole genome shotgun sequence genomic DNA includes:
- the LOC122006152 gene encoding uncharacterized protein LOC122006152 isoform X1 — protein sequence MKVKVRMMVLTWVMMMMLRNLKMNQRLLGKNQPLRNLLLFQHHPKMLKGNCQRSSLRKRKWQSWMHFYMKWALQIKIVILLKMRQLQLEQSSEGEKKESVGAPSGNRILKKKKSKKEKSSKEQEEHDQNQEKGDIEAEVADATAVDVKERIKKVASMRKKKSSKEMDVEQLNKRASYLM from the exons AT GAAAGTGAAAGTGAGGATGATGGTCTTGACAtgggtgatgatgatgatgttgaggAACCTGAAAATGAACCAAAGGCTATTAGGAAAGAACCAACCATTGAGAAACCTGCTCCTATTTCAGCACCACCCAAAGATGCTGAAAGGCAACTGTCAAAGAAGTAgcttaagaaaaaggaaatggcAGAGCTGGATGCACTTCTACATGAAATGGGCATtgcaaataaagatagtaatactGCTTAAAATGAGACAGCTG CAACTGGAGCAAAGTAGTgaaggggagaagaaagaaagtgtTGGTGCTCCTTCAGGGAACAGaatcttaaagaagaagaaatccaagaaagaaaaatCATCAAAGGAACAGGAGGAGCATGATCAAAATCAggagaaaggagacattgaagCTGAAGTGGCAGATGCAACTGCAGTTGACGTAAAGGAAAGGATAAAGAAGGTGGCCTCCATGAGGAAGAAGAAATCAAGCAAAGAGATGGATGTCGAACAATTGAATAAAAGAGCTTCTTACTTgatgtaa
- the LOC122006152 gene encoding uncharacterized protein LOC122006152 isoform X2, with amino-acid sequence MMVLTWVMMMMLRNLKMNQRLLGKNQPLRNLLLFQHHPKMLKGNCQRSSLRKRKWQSWMHFYMKWALQIKIVILLKMRQLQLEQSSEGEKKESVGAPSGNRILKKKKSKKEKSSKEQEEHDQNQEKGDIEAEVADATAVDVKERIKKVASMRKKKSSKEMDVEQLNKRASYLM; translated from the exons ATGATGGTCTTGACAtgggtgatgatgatgatgttgaggAACCTGAAAATGAACCAAAGGCTATTAGGAAAGAACCAACCATTGAGAAACCTGCTCCTATTTCAGCACCACCCAAAGATGCTGAAAGGCAACTGTCAAAGAAGTAgcttaagaaaaaggaaatggcAGAGCTGGATGCACTTCTACATGAAATGGGCATtgcaaataaagatagtaatactGCTTAAAATGAGACAGCTG CAACTGGAGCAAAGTAGTgaaggggagaagaaagaaagtgtTGGTGCTCCTTCAGGGAACAGaatcttaaagaagaagaaatccaagaaagaaaaatCATCAAAGGAACAGGAGGAGCATGATCAAAATCAggagaaaggagacattgaagCTGAAGTGGCAGATGCAACTGCAGTTGACGTAAAGGAAAGGATAAAGAAGGTGGCCTCCATGAGGAAGAAGAAATCAAGCAAAGAGATGGATGTCGAACAATTGAATAAAAGAGCTTCTTACTTgatgtaa